One Gloeothece verrucosa PCC 7822 DNA window includes the following coding sequences:
- the hpnA gene encoding hopanoid-associated sugar epimerase — MTIKVFVTGGTGFIGTNLVRLLLEQGYSVKALVRPNSRLDNLKGLEIELIKGDLNNPDLSKQMQGCSVLFHVAAHYSLWQSEVEKLYQSNVLGTRQVLAAAREAGIERTVYTSSVAAIGVGKPGESVDETHQSPVEKLVGHYKKSKYYAEQEAIKACQKGQDVVIVNPSTPIGPWDIKPTPTGDIILRFLRRQMPAYVDTGLNLIDVRDVAWGHLLALEKGKTGERYILGHQNLSLKELLEKLAQITALEAPKTTVPLWLPLAVAWVEERILAPLGKPPSVPLDGVKMSTQPMYYEAAKAVKELGLPQSPLEIALKDAVEWFMSHGYIA; from the coding sequence ATGACTATTAAAGTGTTTGTTACAGGGGGAACAGGGTTTATCGGCACTAACTTAGTGCGGCTATTGTTAGAACAAGGATACTCAGTCAAGGCGTTAGTTCGCCCTAACAGTCGTTTAGATAACTTAAAGGGTTTAGAAATAGAACTAATTAAAGGAGATCTCAATAATCCAGACTTATCTAAACAGATGCAAGGATGTAGCGTTTTGTTTCATGTCGCCGCTCATTATTCCCTTTGGCAAAGCGAAGTAGAGAAATTATATCAAAGTAATGTCTTAGGCACTCGTCAGGTTTTAGCCGCAGCGCGAGAGGCGGGTATTGAAAGAACGGTTTATACAAGTTCAGTAGCGGCGATAGGAGTCGGTAAACCCGGCGAAAGCGTCGACGAAACCCATCAAAGTCCTGTAGAAAAATTAGTCGGACACTACAAAAAATCTAAATACTATGCAGAACAAGAAGCGATAAAAGCCTGTCAAAAAGGTCAAGATGTGGTTATCGTTAATCCTAGCACGCCTATCGGCCCTTGGGATATCAAACCCACCCCCACAGGAGACATTATTTTGCGGTTTTTGCGTCGTCAAATGCCGGCTTATGTGGATACAGGGTTAAATTTGATTGATGTGCGGGATGTAGCCTGGGGGCATTTGTTAGCTTTAGAAAAAGGAAAAACCGGAGAACGGTATATTTTAGGTCATCAAAATCTCAGCTTAAAAGAATTGTTGGAAAAACTGGCTCAAATTACCGCTTTAGAAGCGCCTAAAACGACGGTTCCCCTTTGGTTACCTCTGGCTGTTGCTTGGGTAGAAGAACGCATTTTAGCCCCTTTAGGTAAACCGCCTTCTGTTCCTTTAGATGGTGTAAAGATGTCCACTCAACCGATGTATTATGAGGCGGCTAAAGCGGTTAAAGAGTTAGGTTTACCTCAATCTCCCCTTGAAATTGCCCTTAAGGATGCGGTTGAATGGTTTATGAGTCATGGATATATAGCATGA